One Triticum dicoccoides isolate Atlit2015 ecotype Zavitan chromosome 5B, WEW_v2.0, whole genome shotgun sequence genomic window carries:
- the LOC119309650 gene encoding uncharacterized protein LOC119309650: MQCGNAEDRAQWNASLEKDLVDLLREHDTPEHKGQNGWSSEAWNTIVKKFHQKNPYARYEKKKIQEKEKELKREYKMIKEIRKQSGVSWDDQQCKILADPPLWKNIIISHPKVGKFKTKAFPLFEALGELHDGQTAEGTYNFTSIESSHCSTQSQLENLGGAGENQGETSADGENLGGERVQIDEDVEEVYVQENITVEPQQTQPNLAIVPSRNGEEKEPKRRRGANGDVAAMMEKYLEIRAKQVEDERNKPRVVDEYSIKNCIDLLKTMDITPEEEVKAFRVFKIPENREIFMSARPETALMWLRAEME; this comes from the exons ATGCAATGTGGAAATGCAGAAGACAGAGCGCAATGGAATGCAAGCCTTGAGAAAGATCTTGTGGACTTGCTTCGTGAGCATGATACACCTGAACATAAGGGTCAAAATGGATGGAGCTCTGAAGCATGGAATACGATAGTGAAGAAATTCCACCAAAAGAATCCTTATGCTAGGTATGAGAAGAAGAAAATCCAAGAAAAGGAGAAAGAGTTAAAAAGAGAATACAAGATGATCAAAGAGATAAGGAAGCAAAGCGGCGTTTCATGGGACGACCAGCAGTGCAAGATTCTAGCGGATCCACCACTTTGGAAAAACATCATCATA TCACACCCTAAAGTTGGAAAGTTCAAGACAAAGGCCTTCCCTCTTTTTGAAGCTTTGGGAGAATTGCATGATG GCCAAACTGCAGAAGGGACATATAACTTCACCTCTATCGAGTCATCACATTGCTCAACCCAATCACAACTCGAGAATCTTGGAGGAGCTGGCGAGAATCAAGGAGAAACATCAGCTGATGGTGAGAATCTTGGAGGAGAAAGGGTGCAGATTGATGAAGATGTTGAGGAGGTGTATGTGCAAGAAAACATTACTGTGGAGCCCCAGCAAACTCAACCAAATTTGGCTATTGTACCCTCAAGAAATGGAGAAGAGAAAGAACCAAAGAGACGGAGGGGGGCGAATGGTGATGTGGCTGCGATGATGGAGAAGTACCTGGAAATAAGGGCGAAGCAGGTGGAGGATGAGAGGAATAAGCCAAGGGTTGTGGATGAGTACTCTATCAAAAATTGCATTGATCTGCTCAAAACAATGGACATCACACCTGAAGAAGAAGTCAAGGCCTTCCGAGTCTTCAAGATCCCTGAGAACCGAGAGATTTTCATGAGTGCCAGACCGGAGACTGCACTTATGTGGCTGAGAGCTGAAATGGAATAA
- the LOC119309943 gene encoding transmembrane protein 50 homolog: protein MENLAMLWGIIGPGVAGALFGAGWWFWVDAVVCSAVQVSFIHYLPGIFASLAALMFNCVDKDAIGNDYYSSYGDDSEWRVKLWLFVAYVVSFVCLAGSVGLLVQDALIDKGPSVWTGVAGVLQCVFVLISGLTYWTCHTED from the exons ATGGAGAACCTGGCGATGCTGTGGGGGATCATCGGGCCGGGCGTCGCCGGCGCGCTCTTCGGCGCCGGCTGGTGGTTCTGGGTCGACGCCGTCGTCTGCAGCGCCGTCCAGGTCTCCTTCATCCACTACCTGCCCG GGATCTTCGCGTCGCTGGCCGCGCTCATGTTCAATTGCGTCGACAAGGATGCCATCGGGAACGACTACTACTCGTCCTATGGGGATGATTCCGAGTGGAG GGTGAAGCTTTGGCTTTTCGTCGCCTACGTCGTCTCTTTCGTCTGCCTGGCTGGATCGGTGGGTTTGTTGGTGCAAGACGCCCTGATAGACAAGGGCCCTTCTGTGTGGACTGGTGTTGCCGGCGTTCTGCAATGTGTTTTCGTGTTGATAAG CGGGTTGACATACTGGACGTGCCACACCGAGGATTAA
- the LOC119309940 gene encoding beta-1,3-galactosyltransferase 7-like, with protein sequence MKAKSGAAAGERRPVLSRTILLLCACSFGLGMLFTDRFGAMPDLKSPVVAQRRRQEEELQIVSEDFIAKTKPSDDRDVMGEVAKTHEAIQYLDKSIATLQMELAARRSKHELLESADGMRQDRKKAFVVIGINTAFSSKKRRDSVRETWMPQGEKLKKLEEEKGVVIRFMIGHSPASNSALDQAIDVEDAIHHDFLRLDHVEGYHKLSAKTKTFFSTAVASWDADFYVKVDDDVHVNLGMLLTTLGRHKLKPRVYIGCMKSGPVLSDKSSKYHEPEFWKFGEDGNKYFRHATGQIYAISKDLATYISVNNPLLHKFANEDVSLGAWFIGLDVEHIDDRDMCCGTPPDCEWKAQAGNACVASFDWRCSGVCNPVERLKDVHMRCGEGDEAIWSASF encoded by the exons ATGAAGGCCAAGAGCGGCGCCGCCGCCGGGGAGAGGAGGCCGGTGCTGTCGAGGACCATACTGCTCCTCTGCGCCTGCAGCTTCGGCCTCGGCATGCTCTTCACCGACCG GTTCGGAGcgatgccggacttgaagagcccgGTGGTGGCGCAGCGGCGGCGCCAGGAAGAGGAGCTGCAGATCGTTTCtgaagattttattgccaagacg aaaCCATCTGACGACAGGGACgtcatgggagaagtggccaagacTCATGAGGCCATACA ATATTTAGACAAGTCGATTGCCACGCTACAGATGGAGCTGGCAGCGCGGCGCAGCAAGCATGAGCTGCTTGAGAGTGCGGATGGCATGAGGCAGGACAGGAAAAAGGCTTTTGTGGTGATCGGGATCAACACCGCCTTCAGTAGCAAGAAGCGCCGGGATTCTGTCAGGGAGACCTGGATGCCTCAAG GTGAGAAACTCAAGAAATTGGAAGAGGAAAAGGGAGTCGTCATTCGATTCATGATCGGTCATAG CCCGGCATCGAACAGCGCCCTTGATCAGGCGATAGACGTGGAAGATGCTATTCATCATGACTTTCTTAGGCTG GACCATGTTGAAGGTTACCACAAGCTATCTGCAAAGACCAAGACATTCTTCTCCACTGCTGTGGCCTCATGGGATGCTGATTTTTATGTCAAGGTGGATGACGATGTCCATGTCAACCTAG GAATGCTCCTCACAACCCTCGGGCGGCACAAATTGAAACCCCGTGTCTACATTGGCTGTATGAAGTCTGGACCGGTTCTTTCCGACAA AAGTTCGAAATACCACGAGCCCGAGTTCTGGAAGTTCGGAGAAGACGGGAACAAGTACTTCCGGCACGCGACCGGGCAGATATACGCCATCTCAAAGGACCTCGCCACCTACATCTCAGTCAATAA CCCCCTTCTGCACAAATTCGCGAACGAAGATGTGTCGCTGGGAGCATGGTTCATCGGGCTAGATGTGGAGCACATCGACGACAGGGACATGTGCTGCGGAACGCCACCAG ACTGCGAGTGGAAGGCCCAGGCGGGGAACGCATGCGTTGCGTCGTTTGACTGGAGGTGCAGCGGGGTCTGCAACCCAGTCGAGCGGCTCAAGGACGTGCACATGAGGTGCGGCGAAGGAGACGAAGCGATCTGGAGCGCCTCATTCTGA
- the LOC119309938 gene encoding putative ripening-related protein 2: MLRSTSRLLLLAIAASHLLLAAAGAGCGPSGTLRPTQSHACQDCCKAGQAYPTYRCSPPVSSSTRAVMTLNDFDEGGDGGDPSECDGAFHRSSERVVALSTGWYSGGSRCGKNIRIRANGRSVLAKVVDECDTVNGCDREHAFQPPCRNNVVDASQAVWDALGITGEEVGEYNITWSDA, encoded by the coding sequence ATGCTGAGGTCCACCAGTCGCCTTCTGCTGCTCGCGATAGCGGCGAGCCACCTgctgctcgccgccgccggcgctGGCTGCGGGCCGAGCGGTACGCTCCGGCCGACCCAGAGCCACGCGTGCCAGGACTGCTGCAAGGCCGGGCAGGCGTACCCGACGTACAGGTGCTCGCCGCCGGTCTCCTCGTCCACCCGGGCGGTCATGACGCTGAACGACttcgacgagggcggcgacggcggggacccGTCCGAGTGCGACGGCGCGTTCCACCGCAGCTCGGAGCGCGTGGTGGCGCTGTCCACGGGGTGGTACAGCGGGGGCTCCCGCTGCGGCAAGAACATACGGATCCGGGCCAACGGCAGGTCCGTGCTGGCCAAGGTCGTCGACGAGTGCGACACCGTGAACGGGTGCGACCGCGAGCACGCCTTCCAGCCGCCGTGCCGCAACAACGTCGTCGACGCCTCCCAGGCGGTCTGGGATGCGCTGGGCATCACCGGGGAGGAGGTCGGCGAGTACAACATCACTTGGTCGGATGCATGA